A window from Streptomyces sp. NBC_00299 encodes these proteins:
- the iolD gene encoding 3D-(3,5/4)-trihydroxycyclohexane-1,2-dione acylhydrolase (decyclizing) — protein sequence MSQPTIRLTVAQALVRFLSVQYTERDGVRHRLIAGTWGIFGHGNVAGIGQALLQAGEDVMPYHQGRNEQSMVHAAVGHARQLNRLSAQAVTTSIGPGATNLVTGAALATINRLPVLLLPGDYFASHAPDPLLQQLEHPTEADVSVNDTLRPVSRYFDRITRPEALIPSALNAMRVLADPAETGAVTLALPQDVQAEAYDWPQEFFADRVWYVRRPAPDPVELAAAVAAIRAAERPLIVAGGGVHHSEAEAALKAFVEATGIPVASTQAGKGSLRYDHPADLGGIGHTGTSVSDDIARGADLVIGVGTRYTDFTTASGTLFQNPDVRFLNLNITGFDAHKLAARTLVCDARAGLTALTEALSGHRVDSAYEAEYGAGRERWDAVVEAAYRADDESAVPTQTQVLGALDGVVGDDDVVINAAGSLPGDLHKLWRSRSPRQYHLEYGYSCMGYEIPAGIGIQQAAPDTAVWSLVGDGTYLMMPTEIVTAVQEGLPVNIVLIQNHGYASIGGLSAETGGERFGTDYRYRAADGTFTGAPLPVDLAANAASLGLDVLRAKTVGELREALATARASDRPTCVYVETDIRNPNAPGAEAWWDVPVAEVASREAAVEARARYDQHVTDRRRHL from the coding sequence ATGAGCCAGCCCACGATCCGCCTGACCGTCGCCCAGGCGCTGGTGCGGTTCCTGTCCGTGCAGTACACCGAGCGCGACGGCGTACGGCACCGGCTGATCGCCGGCACCTGGGGCATCTTCGGCCACGGCAACGTGGCCGGCATCGGCCAGGCCCTGCTCCAGGCGGGCGAGGACGTCATGCCGTACCACCAGGGCCGCAACGAGCAGTCCATGGTGCACGCGGCCGTCGGCCACGCCCGGCAGCTCAACCGGCTCTCCGCGCAGGCGGTGACCACGTCGATCGGACCGGGCGCGACGAACCTGGTGACGGGTGCGGCCCTGGCGACGATCAACCGTCTGCCCGTCCTCCTGCTCCCCGGCGACTACTTCGCCTCCCATGCCCCCGACCCGCTGCTCCAGCAGCTGGAGCACCCGACCGAGGCGGACGTGTCGGTCAACGACACCCTGCGCCCGGTCTCCCGCTACTTCGACCGGATCACCCGCCCCGAGGCGCTGATCCCGTCCGCGCTGAACGCCATGCGCGTCCTCGCCGACCCGGCCGAGACCGGTGCGGTCACGCTGGCCCTCCCCCAGGACGTCCAGGCGGAGGCGTACGACTGGCCGCAGGAGTTCTTCGCCGATCGCGTCTGGTACGTACGGCGTCCCGCGCCCGACCCGGTCGAGCTGGCGGCGGCCGTGGCGGCGATCCGGGCCGCCGAGCGCCCGCTGATCGTCGCGGGCGGCGGCGTCCACCACAGCGAGGCCGAGGCGGCCCTCAAGGCCTTCGTGGAGGCCACCGGCATCCCGGTCGCCTCCACCCAGGCCGGCAAGGGCTCGCTGCGGTACGACCACCCCGCCGACCTCGGCGGCATCGGCCACACCGGGACCTCGGTCAGCGACGACATCGCCCGCGGCGCCGACCTGGTGATCGGCGTGGGCACGAGATACACCGACTTCACCACCGCCTCCGGCACGCTCTTCCAGAACCCGGACGTGCGTTTCCTGAACCTCAACATCACCGGCTTCGACGCGCACAAGTTGGCCGCACGGACGCTGGTGTGCGACGCGCGGGCCGGCCTCACGGCCCTGACGGAAGCGCTTTCCGGCCACCGCGTGGACAGCGCGTACGAGGCCGAGTACGGCGCCGGCAGGGAGCGTTGGGACGCCGTCGTCGAGGCCGCCTACCGCGCCGACGACGAGAGCGCCGTACCGACGCAGACCCAGGTGCTGGGCGCGCTGGACGGGGTCGTCGGGGACGACGACGTGGTCATCAACGCGGCCGGTTCACTGCCGGGCGACCTGCACAAGCTGTGGCGGTCCCGCTCGCCGCGCCAGTACCACCTGGAGTACGGCTACTCCTGCATGGGCTACGAGATCCCGGCCGGCATCGGCATCCAGCAGGCCGCCCCGGACACGGCCGTGTGGTCGCTGGTCGGCGACGGCACCTATCTGATGATGCCGACGGAGATCGTGACCGCGGTCCAGGAGGGCCTGCCGGTCAACATCGTCCTGATCCAGAACCACGGCTACGCCTCCATCGGCGGGCTCTCGGCCGAGACCGGTGGCGAACGCTTCGGCACCGACTACCGCTACCGGGCCGCCGACGGCACCTTCACGGGCGCCCCGCTCCCGGTCGACCTCGCCGCGAACGCGGCCAGCCTCGGCCTGGACGTGCTGCGCGCCAAGACGGTGGGCGAGCTGCGCGAGGCGCTTGCCACCGCCCGCGCCTCCGACCGGCCGACCTGCGTGTACGTCGAGACCGACATCAGGAACCCGAACGCGCCGGGCGCCGAGGCCTGGTGGGACGTGCCCGTGGCCGAGGTCGCCTCCCGCGAGGCCGCCGTCGAAGCCCGCGCACGGTACGACCAGCACGTCACCGACCGCCGCCGCCACCTCTGA
- a CDS encoding sugar ABC transporter substrate-binding protein: MDRSSHPRSRRFAPVIAVAAAAALTLAGCSSSSGGKKSEEGAADASAGKATTPRMTVALVTHQAPGDTFWDTVRKGAEAAAAKDNIKLIYSADPNAGNQANLVQTAIDQKVDGIAVTLAKPDAMKGVIGKADKAGIPVVGLNSGLSDWKQFNMLEFFGQDESVAGEAFGKKLNEVGAKHALCVIQEQGNVGLTQRCDGVEKTFDGKLDVQNVNGADKPSVKSTLTAKLKQDSSIDYVVTLGAPFALTAVQSVSDAGSKAKVATFDLNKELIKAVKSGDIQFAVDQQPYLQGYLAVDGLWLYKNNGNYSGGGEQPVLTGPAFVDKSNVDKIAEFAAKGTR; this comes from the coding sequence ATGGACCGCTCTTCTCACCCCCGCTCCCGCAGGTTCGCGCCCGTCATCGCCGTGGCCGCGGCAGCGGCCCTGACCCTCGCCGGCTGCTCCAGCAGTTCCGGAGGCAAGAAGTCCGAGGAAGGCGCGGCGGACGCGTCGGCGGGCAAGGCGACCACGCCCCGCATGACCGTCGCCCTGGTCACGCACCAGGCGCCCGGCGACACCTTCTGGGACACCGTCCGCAAGGGCGCCGAGGCAGCGGCCGCCAAGGACAACATCAAGCTCATCTACTCCGCCGACCCGAACGCGGGCAACCAGGCCAACCTGGTCCAGACCGCGATAGACCAGAAGGTCGACGGCATCGCGGTCACCCTCGCCAAGCCGGACGCCATGAAGGGCGTGATCGGCAAGGCGGACAAGGCCGGCATACCCGTCGTCGGCCTCAACTCCGGCCTGAGCGACTGGAAGCAGTTCAACATGCTGGAGTTCTTCGGCCAGGACGAGTCCGTCGCGGGCGAGGCCTTCGGTAAGAAGCTCAACGAGGTCGGCGCGAAGCACGCCCTCTGTGTCATCCAGGAGCAGGGCAACGTGGGTCTCACCCAGCGCTGCGACGGCGTGGAGAAGACCTTCGACGGCAAGCTCGACGTCCAGAACGTCAACGGCGCAGACAAGCCGTCGGTGAAGTCGACGCTCACCGCCAAGCTGAAGCAGGACTCCTCCATCGACTACGTCGTCACGCTCGGAGCGCCGTTCGCGCTGACCGCAGTGCAGTCGGTGAGTGATGCCGGCAGCAAGGCGAAGGTCGCGACCTTCGACCTCAACAAGGAACTCATCAAGGCCGTCAAGAGCGGCGACATCCAGTTCGCGGTGGACCAGCAGCCCTACCTGCAGGGTTACCTGGCCGTCGACGGTCTGTGGCTCTACAAGAACAACGGCAACTACAGCGGCGGCGGCGAGCAGCCCGTGCTGACCGGCCCGGCCTTCGTCGACAAGTCCAACGTCGACAAGATCGCCGAGTTCGCCGCGAAGGGCACCCGGTGA
- a CDS encoding ABC transporter permease produces MSMTQQAEPAVTTPPVSGPGKEKDGRTQQRSLVLRLLARPEVGVFLGALAILVFFLIMAPTLRQGSSMSTVLYQSSTIGIMVLPVALLMIGGEFDLSSGVAPVASALTASMTAFELTLNVWVGVIAALVVSLAIGFFNGWLLVRTGLPSFLVTLGTFMGLQGVNLAVTKLVTGNVATDDISDMDGFDQAKAVFASSFDVGGVNVKITVLWWLAFAALATWVLLRTKYGNWIFAVGGNKDSARAVGVPVNFTKISLFVLVGFGAWFVGMHNLFQYNTVQSGEGVGNELIYIAAAVVGGCLLTGGYGTIIGPVFGAFMFGLVQLGIVYATWNPDWFKTFLGVMLVGATLVNLWVRKQATRR; encoded by the coding sequence ATGAGCATGACCCAGCAGGCTGAGCCGGCGGTGACTACACCGCCGGTCTCCGGCCCGGGCAAGGAGAAGGACGGGCGGACCCAGCAGCGCTCCCTGGTGCTGAGACTGCTCGCTCGGCCCGAGGTGGGCGTCTTCCTCGGCGCCCTGGCCATCCTGGTCTTCTTCCTGATCATGGCGCCGACCTTGCGCCAGGGCAGTTCGATGTCGACGGTCCTCTACCAGTCGTCGACCATCGGGATCATGGTCCTGCCCGTGGCGCTGCTGATGATCGGCGGCGAGTTCGACCTGTCCTCCGGCGTCGCGCCGGTCGCCTCGGCGCTGACGGCGAGCATGACCGCCTTCGAGCTGACCCTGAACGTCTGGGTCGGCGTGATCGCGGCCCTGGTGGTGTCGCTTGCGATCGGCTTCTTCAACGGCTGGCTGCTGGTGAGGACCGGGCTGCCGAGCTTCCTGGTCACCCTGGGCACGTTCATGGGTCTGCAGGGCGTGAACCTGGCGGTGACCAAGCTGGTCACCGGCAACGTCGCCACGGACGACATCAGCGACATGGACGGCTTCGACCAGGCCAAGGCCGTGTTCGCCTCGTCCTTTGACGTCGGCGGAGTCAACGTCAAGATCACTGTCTTGTGGTGGCTGGCTTTCGCGGCGCTGGCCACCTGGGTCCTGCTGCGCACCAAGTACGGCAACTGGATCTTCGCGGTCGGTGGCAACAAGGACAGCGCCCGCGCCGTCGGCGTCCCGGTGAACTTCACCAAGATCTCGCTGTTCGTGCTGGTCGGTTTCGGCGCCTGGTTCGTCGGCATGCACAACCTGTTCCAGTACAACACCGTGCAGTCCGGTGAGGGCGTGGGCAACGAGCTGATCTACATCGCCGCGGCGGTGGTCGGCGGCTGTCTGCTGACCGGCGGTTACGGCACGATCATCGGCCCGGTCTTCGGCGCGTTCATGTTCGGCCTGGTCCAGTTGGGCATCGTCTACGCCACCTGGAACCCCGACTGGTTCAAGACCTTCCTCGGCGTGATGCTCGTAGGCGCCACCCTCGTCAATCTGTGGGTCCGCAAGCAAGCGACCCGGAGGTGA
- the iolC gene encoding 5-dehydro-2-deoxygluconokinase: protein MAEPAQYFDVITMGRIGVDLYPLQTGVPLERVETFGKFLGGSAANVAVAAARLGRRTAVITRTGDDPFGTYLHEELKAFGVDDRWVTPVGAYPTPVTFCEIFPPDDFPLYFYRRPKAPDLEIHTDELDFFAIRGARIFWITGTGLSEEPSRSATLAALKARDKSGTTVFDLDWRPMFWRDPEEARPYYREALRHATVAVGNLDECEIATGVREPQACADALLEAGVELAVVKQGPKGVLAVHRDGTRAEVPPVPVEVVNGLGAGDAFGGSLCHGLLAGWDLERTMRHANAAGALVASRLACSSAMPTASEVADLLAGVPSPSTSH from the coding sequence ATGGCCGAGCCAGCCCAGTATTTCGATGTGATCACGATGGGCCGCATCGGGGTCGACCTCTACCCCCTGCAGACCGGCGTCCCCCTGGAGAGAGTGGAGACGTTCGGGAAATTCCTGGGAGGTTCGGCGGCGAACGTGGCGGTCGCCGCCGCCCGCCTGGGACGCCGCACGGCGGTGATCACGCGCACCGGCGACGACCCCTTCGGCACCTACCTGCACGAGGAGCTGAAGGCCTTCGGCGTCGACGACCGCTGGGTCACCCCGGTCGGCGCGTACCCGACGCCGGTCACGTTCTGCGAGATCTTCCCGCCTGACGACTTCCCGCTGTATTTCTACCGCCGCCCCAAGGCGCCGGACCTGGAGATCCACACCGACGAGCTGGACTTCTTCGCCATCCGCGGCGCCCGGATCTTCTGGATCACCGGCACCGGCCTGAGCGAGGAGCCGAGCCGCTCCGCCACGCTCGCCGCCCTCAAGGCCCGCGACAAGTCCGGCACCACCGTCTTCGACCTCGACTGGCGGCCGATGTTCTGGCGCGACCCCGAGGAGGCCCGCCCGTACTACCGCGAGGCCCTGCGGCACGCCACGGTCGCGGTCGGCAACCTCGACGAGTGCGAGATCGCCACCGGCGTCCGCGAGCCGCAGGCCTGCGCGGACGCGCTGCTGGAGGCCGGCGTGGAGCTGGCCGTCGTCAAGCAGGGCCCCAAGGGCGTCCTGGCCGTGCACCGCGACGGCACCCGGGCCGAGGTCCCGCCCGTGCCGGTCGAGGTGGTCAACGGCCTGGGCGCGGGTGACGCCTTCGGCGGCTCGCTCTGCCACGGTCTGCTCGCCGGCTGGGACCTGGAGCGGACCATGCGCCACGCCAACGCCGCCGGCGCCCTCGTCGCCTCGCGCCTCGCCTGCTCCTCCGCGATGCCCACCGCGTCCGAGGTCGCGGACCTCCTCGCCGGGGTGCCGTCGCCGAGCACCAGCCACTGA
- a CDS encoding DUF427 domain-containing protein, producing MPLFPTERHVRTTPEGLLWEPSERWVRGLKGDVTVVDSRHPVLVWEPDLPVPCYAFPREEVRTDLLRPAKNPQPGKHTGSQIFYDLEVDGEPVENAAWTFPAADLAGHIAFEWFWRWGTGLDHWYEEEEEIFIHPRDPHKRVDAMPSGRHVQVEIGGTVVADTHRPVLLFETSLPTRYYLPREDVRLDLFEPTDHSTGCPYKGTAQYWNWRGEGEVPRNILWSYAEPLAAVAPVKGLLAFYNEAVEITVDGERLERPVTPFTARLKA from the coding sequence ATGCCTCTGTTCCCCACCGAGCGGCACGTCCGTACGACCCCCGAAGGCCTCCTGTGGGAGCCCAGCGAGCGCTGGGTGCGAGGCCTCAAGGGCGACGTCACCGTCGTCGACAGCCGGCACCCCGTCCTGGTCTGGGAGCCCGATCTGCCCGTGCCGTGCTACGCGTTCCCACGCGAGGAGGTCCGCACGGACCTCCTCCGCCCCGCCAAGAACCCGCAGCCGGGCAAGCACACCGGCTCGCAGATCTTCTACGACCTCGAGGTCGACGGCGAGCCGGTGGAGAACGCGGCGTGGACCTTCCCCGCCGCCGACCTCGCCGGACACATCGCCTTCGAGTGGTTCTGGCGCTGGGGCACCGGCCTCGACCACTGGTACGAGGAAGAGGAAGAGATCTTCATCCACCCCCGTGACCCGCACAAACGGGTGGACGCCATGCCCAGCGGCCGCCATGTCCAGGTCGAGATCGGCGGCACAGTCGTCGCGGACACCCACCGCCCGGTGCTGCTGTTCGAGACCAGCCTGCCGACGCGGTACTACCTGCCCCGCGAGGACGTCCGGCTCGACCTGTTCGAGCCCACCGACCACAGCACCGGGTGCCCGTACAAGGGCACGGCCCAGTACTGGAACTGGCGCGGCGAGGGCGAGGTCCCGCGGAACATCCTCTGGAGTTATGCCGAGCCGCTGGCCGCGGTGGCGCCCGTCAAGGGGCTCCTGGCGTTCTACAACGAGGCGGTGGAGATCACCGTGGACGGCGAACGGCTGGAACGGCCGGTCACGCCGTTCACCGCGCGCCTCAAGGCCTGA
- the iolB gene encoding 5-deoxy-glucuronate isomerase, giving the protein MTYHLPAGKALGGPYVVDVTPEKAGWGYSSLRILELPPGGSHSFDTGDSEWIVLPLNGGCTVEATDDFGHDTFQLTGRDSVFSAVTDFAYVPRDASTTVSSPAGGRFALTGARCSRRLPARYGPASSVPVELRGTGNSSRQVNNFGAAGVFECDKLIAVEVITPGGNWSSFPPHKHDEHRPGEESVLEEIYYFEFAGHEGTPGLGYQRVSPSGHGRNTDVLAEVRGGDVVLIPDGWHGPSMAVPGHHMYYLNVMAGPEAERAWLICDHPDHAWIRGTWPDQPVDPRLPLYTAESQ; this is encoded by the coding sequence ATGACGTATCACCTTCCCGCGGGAAAGGCGCTCGGCGGCCCGTACGTCGTGGACGTCACGCCCGAGAAGGCCGGCTGGGGCTACTCCAGCCTGCGGATCCTGGAGCTGCCGCCCGGCGGCTCGCACAGCTTCGACACCGGCGACAGCGAGTGGATCGTGCTGCCGCTGAACGGCGGCTGCACGGTCGAGGCCACCGACGACTTCGGCCATGACACGTTTCAACTCACCGGCCGTGACAGCGTGTTCAGCGCCGTCACCGACTTCGCCTATGTGCCGCGCGACGCCAGTACGACCGTCTCGTCGCCCGCCGGCGGACGGTTCGCGCTGACCGGCGCACGGTGCTCCCGGCGGCTGCCCGCCCGCTACGGTCCGGCGTCGTCGGTGCCGGTGGAGCTGCGCGGCACGGGCAACAGCAGCCGCCAAGTGAACAACTTCGGTGCGGCCGGGGTCTTCGAGTGCGACAAGCTCATCGCGGTCGAGGTCATCACGCCGGGCGGCAACTGGTCGTCCTTCCCGCCGCACAAGCACGACGAGCACCGGCCCGGCGAGGAGTCGGTCCTCGAAGAGATCTACTACTTCGAGTTCGCCGGCCACGAGGGCACCCCCGGCCTCGGCTACCAGCGCGTCTCCCCGTCCGGACACGGCCGGAACACCGACGTCCTGGCGGAGGTGCGCGGCGGCGACGTGGTGCTGATCCCCGACGGCTGGCACGGGCCGTCCATGGCCGTGCCCGGCCACCACATGTACTACCTCAACGTCATGGCGGGCCCCGAGGCCGAGCGTGCCTGGCTGATCTGCGACCACCCCGACCACGCCTGGATCCGCGGCACCTGGCCGGACCAGCCCGTCGACCCCCGTCTGCCCCTCTACACCGCTGAGTCCCAGTGA
- a CDS encoding Cgl0159 family (beta/alpha)8-fold protein, with protein sequence MNIGITDLTTVRARNPEAVAEAAARRVRRPLLGDSGRLMIVAADHPARGALGVGDRSLAMANRADLLQRLCTALSRPGVDGVLATADILEDLLLLGVLDDKVVMGSMNRGGLAGASFEMDDRFTGHRAEDIARLRFDAGKLLVRVDYDDPGSLTTLEATARAIDAMAALQLPLFVEPFISRRIDGKVRNDLSAEAVTKSIAIASGLGGTSAYTWLKLPVTHDPDDMAEVLQTSTLPVVLLGGEVGDDQEGAYERWRKALRLPTVQGMVVGRSLLYPAEGSVETAVDTAVGLL encoded by the coding sequence TTGAACATCGGCATCACCGACCTCACCACGGTCAGAGCCCGCAACCCCGAGGCGGTCGCGGAAGCGGCCGCCCGCCGGGTGCGCCGTCCGCTGCTCGGCGACAGCGGACGGCTGATGATCGTGGCCGCCGACCACCCGGCGCGCGGCGCCCTCGGGGTCGGCGACCGGAGCTTGGCCATGGCCAACCGCGCGGACCTGCTCCAGCGCTTGTGCACCGCGCTGTCCCGGCCCGGCGTGGACGGGGTGCTGGCCACCGCCGACATCCTGGAGGACCTGCTGCTGCTCGGCGTCCTCGACGACAAGGTTGTCATGGGCTCCATGAACCGCGGCGGCCTGGCCGGAGCGTCCTTCGAGATGGACGACCGCTTCACCGGCCACCGCGCCGAGGACATCGCCCGGCTGCGCTTCGACGCGGGCAAGCTGCTGGTCCGCGTCGACTACGACGACCCGGGCTCGCTCACCACCCTGGAGGCCACGGCTCGCGCCATCGACGCCATGGCCGCGCTCCAACTGCCGCTGTTCGTCGAGCCCTTCATATCCCGGCGGATCGACGGCAAGGTACGCAACGACCTGTCCGCCGAGGCCGTCACCAAGTCGATCGCCATCGCGTCGGGACTGGGCGGCACCTCGGCGTACACATGGCTGAAACTGCCCGTCACCCATGACCCCGACGACATGGCCGAAGTTCTTCAGACGTCCACACTGCCCGTCGTCCTGCTCGGCGGCGAGGTCGGGGACGACCAGGAGGGTGCCTACGAGCGCTGGCGCAAGGCGCTCCGGCTCCCGACCGTCCAGGGAATGGTCGTCGGCCGCTCGCTGCTCTACCCGGCCGAGGGCAGCGTGGAGACGGCGGTGGACACGGCCGTCGGCCTGTTGTGA
- a CDS encoding GntR family transcriptional regulator, whose translation MAKTRGSARAGSGSALASLDFALDRGSPVPLYYQLAQQLEAAIEHGALAPGNLLGNEVDLSVRLGLSRPTVRQAIQSLVDKGLLVRRRGVGTQVVHSQVKRPLELSSLYDDLEAAGQGPTTQVVRNERVPAAADVSAALGLAEGAEVTVLERLRCTHGQPVAILCNYLPASLLDLDTARLESTGLYRMMRAVGITLHSARQTIGARCATAEEAGRLDEKEGAALLTMQRTAYDDTGRAVEYGTHIYRASRYAFDFQLLVRP comes from the coding sequence ATGGCGAAGACCCGCGGCTCGGCACGTGCCGGGTCCGGCTCCGCGCTGGCCTCGCTGGACTTCGCCCTAGACCGGGGCAGTCCCGTGCCGCTGTACTACCAGCTCGCCCAGCAGCTGGAAGCGGCGATCGAGCACGGAGCCCTCGCGCCCGGCAACCTCCTGGGCAACGAGGTCGACCTGTCGGTGCGGCTGGGCCTGTCCCGGCCCACCGTCCGGCAGGCCATCCAGTCGCTCGTCGACAAGGGGCTGCTGGTCCGGCGGCGCGGGGTGGGCACCCAGGTCGTCCACAGCCAGGTGAAGCGCCCGCTGGAGCTCAGCAGCCTCTACGACGACCTGGAGGCGGCCGGGCAGGGTCCGACCACGCAGGTCGTCCGCAACGAACGCGTCCCGGCGGCTGCCGACGTCTCCGCCGCACTCGGCCTCGCGGAGGGCGCCGAGGTCACGGTCCTGGAACGGCTGCGCTGCACACACGGCCAGCCGGTCGCGATCCTCTGCAACTACCTGCCCGCGAGCCTGCTCGACCTCGACACGGCCCGGCTGGAGTCGACCGGCCTGTACCGGATGATGCGGGCCGTCGGCATCACCCTGCACAGCGCCCGCCAGACCATCGGCGCCCGCTGCGCCACCGCCGAGGAGGCCGGGCGGCTCGACGAGAAGGAGGGCGCCGCGCTGCTGACCATGCAGCGCACGGCGTACGACGACACGGGCCGGGCGGTCGAGTACGGGACGCACATCTACCGTGCGTCCCGGTACGCGTTCGACTTCCAGCTGCTGGTCAGGCCTTGA
- a CDS encoding CoA-acylating methylmalonate-semialdehyde dehydrogenase has translation MKTITHWIDGKPVEGGSGRFAPVYNPATGAQEKQVAFATVDEVDAAVASAKAAFESWGQSSLAKRTAILFKYRELLDAHRDEIAELITAEHGKVHSDALGEVARGLEIVELACGISVQLKGELSTQVSNRVDVASIRQPLGVVAGITPFNFPAMVPMWMFPLAIACGNTFVLKPSEKDPSASYRLAELATEAGLPEGVLNVVQGDKVAVDRLLEHPDIEAVSFVGSTPIAKYIQLKAVEHGKRVQALGGAKNHMLVLPDADLDFAADQAINAAYGSAGERCMAVSVVVAVGDTGDELVGKIAERAKNLRIGPGNDPASEMGPLITREHRDKVASYVASAAEQGAEVVVDGTGYSVEGHEDGFFLGVSLLDRVPLTADAYRDEIFGPVLAVVRAETYEEAIKLINDSRWGNGTAIFTRDGGAARRFQLEVKAGMVGVNVPIPVPVGYHSFGGWKDSLFGDLHVYGNDGIAFYTQGKVITTRWPDPSDGGINLGFPSNS, from the coding sequence ATGAAGACCATCACCCACTGGATCGACGGCAAGCCCGTGGAGGGCGGCTCCGGCCGCTTCGCCCCCGTCTACAACCCGGCCACCGGCGCCCAGGAGAAGCAGGTCGCGTTCGCGACCGTCGACGAGGTGGACGCCGCCGTCGCCTCCGCCAAGGCCGCGTTCGAGAGCTGGGGTCAGTCCTCCCTGGCCAAGCGCACCGCGATCCTGTTCAAGTACCGCGAACTGCTGGACGCCCACCGTGACGAGATCGCCGAGCTGATCACCGCCGAGCACGGCAAGGTGCACTCCGACGCGCTCGGCGAGGTCGCACGCGGTCTGGAGATCGTGGAGCTGGCCTGCGGGATCAGCGTGCAGCTGAAGGGCGAGCTGTCGACGCAGGTGTCGAACCGCGTGGACGTGGCCTCGATCCGGCAGCCGCTGGGCGTGGTCGCCGGCATCACGCCGTTCAACTTCCCGGCCATGGTGCCGATGTGGATGTTCCCGCTGGCCATCGCGTGCGGCAACACCTTCGTGCTGAAGCCGAGCGAGAAGGACCCGTCGGCGTCATACCGGCTGGCCGAGCTGGCCACCGAGGCCGGGCTGCCGGAGGGTGTGCTGAACGTCGTGCAGGGCGACAAGGTCGCCGTGGACCGGCTGTTGGAGCACCCGGACATCGAGGCGGTGTCCTTCGTCGGCTCGACGCCGATCGCGAAGTACATCCAGCTCAAGGCGGTTGAGCACGGCAAGCGCGTACAGGCCCTCGGTGGCGCCAAGAACCACATGCTCGTCCTGCCCGACGCCGACCTCGACTTCGCCGCCGACCAGGCGATCAACGCCGCCTACGGCTCCGCGGGCGAGCGCTGCATGGCCGTGTCGGTCGTGGTCGCGGTCGGCGACACGGGCGACGAGCTGGTCGGGAAGATCGCCGAGCGGGCGAAGAACCTGCGCATCGGCCCCGGCAACGACCCCGCGAGCGAGATGGGCCCGCTGATCACGCGCGAGCACCGCGACAAGGTGGCGTCCTATGTCGCTTCGGCCGCCGAGCAGGGCGCCGAGGTCGTCGTCGACGGCACCGGCTACTCGGTCGAGGGCCACGAGGACGGCTTCTTCCTCGGTGTCTCGCTGCTGGACCGGGTGCCGCTGACGGCGGACGCGTACCGGGACGAGATCTTCGGACCCGTGCTGGCGGTGGTGCGTGCGGAGACGTACGAAGAGGCCATCAAGCTGATCAACGACTCCCGCTGGGGCAACGGCACCGCGATCTTCACCCGGGACGGCGGCGCGGCCCGCCGCTTCCAGCTGGAGGTCAAGGCGGGCATGGTCGGCGTGAACGTGCCGATCCCGGTGCCGGTCGGCTACCACTCCTTCGGTGGCTGGAAGGACTCGCTCTTCGGCGATCTGCACGTCTACGGCAACGACGGCATCGCCTTCTACACCCAGGGCAAGGTCATCACCACGCGCTGGCCGGACCCGTCCGACGGCGGCATCAACCTCGGTTTCCCCAGCAACTCCTGA